Below is a genomic region from Argopecten irradians isolate NY chromosome 14, Ai_NY, whole genome shotgun sequence.
TCTTCTTATGCATCCAACCAATGCCATCACTAACCATTACCCTGTGGTACCATAACAACCATGTGGTGCCCGGCTGGCAGTGGGACATCTAATGCCACTACTTAACACCATAACAATCACTAACCATTACCCTGTGGTACCATAACAACCATGTGGTGCCCGGCTGGCAGTGGGACATCTAATGCCACTACTTAACACCATAACAATCACTAACCATTACCCTGTGGTACCATAAACAACATGTGGTGCCCGGCTGGCAGTGGGACATCTAATGCCACTACTTAACACCATAACAATCACTAACCATTACCCTGTGGTACCATAACAACCATGTGGTGCCCGGCTGGCAGTGGGACATCTAATGCCACTACTTAACACCATAACAATCACTAACCATTACCCTGTGGTACCATAACAAACATGTGGTGCCCGGCTGGCAGTGGGACATCTAATGCCACTACTTAACACCATAACAATCACTAACCATTACCCTGTGGTACCATAACAAACATGTGGTGCCCGGCTGGCAGTGGGACATCTAATGCCACTACTTAACACCATAACAATCACTAACCATTACCTGTGGTACCATAACAACCATGTGGTGCCCGGCTGGCAGTGGGACATCTAATGCCACTACTTAACACCATAACAATCACTAACCATTACCCTGTGGTACCATAACAACCATGTGGTGCCTGGCTGGCAGTGGGACATCTAATACCACTACTTAACACCATAACAATCACTAACCATTACCCTGTGGTACCATAACAACCATGTGGTGCCCCGGCTGGCAGTGGGACATCTAATGCCACTACTTAACACCATAACAATCACTAACCATTACCCTGTGGTACCATAACAATATGTGGTGCCGTGCCCGGCTGGCAGTGGGACATCTAATGCCACTACTTAACACCATAACAATCACTAACCATTACCCTGTGGTACCATAACAACCATGTGGTGCCCGGCTGGCAGTGGGACATCTAATGCCACTACTTAACACCATAACAATCACTAACCATTACCCTGTGGTACCATAACAACCATGTGGTGCCCGGCTGGCAGTGGGACATCTAATGCCACTACTTAACACCATAACAATCACTAACCATTACCCTGTGGTACCATAACAACCATGTGGTGCCCGGCTGGTAGTGGGACATCTAATGCCACTACTTAACACCATAACAATCACTAACCATTACCCTGTGGTACCATAACAAACATGTGGTGCCCGGCTGGCAGTGGGACATCTAATGCCACTACTTAACACCATAACAATCACTAACCATTACCCTGTGGTACCATAACAACCATGTGGTGCCCGGCTGGCGGTGGGACATCTAATGCCACTACTTAACACCATAACAATCACTAACCATTACCCTGTGGTACCATAACAACCATGTGGTGCCCGGCTGGCAGTGGGACATCTAATGCCACTACTTAACACCATAACAATCAAGCACCACTCTATGTTATCCAATAACCTTCCAAAATGGCCAACCCCAATTATATCATTGCATGTTGTGATGTGAGAGCTAAACACCTTGCcattatttattataaagtGGATGACATTTATGCTAAAAATGCAGGTTTTCATAACTGTGATATCCAGTTTGAAACTATGCACCTTCGCCAAATGTGTTAACGTTTGTCTCTTTTTTTCCCCCCTTGTTTCAAGGTTAAAGGTCAACTTACTTATCCTTGTCCCGGATTTCTTGGTTACGTTTGCGGTCCTCTAAGAGACGTCCACCCAACTGTGTGTAGTTCTTCTTGGCAACCTCTAGTAGTCTCTCTAGTTCCTCATATTTTTGTCGGGCTCGGCCTGTAAAGATAAAAGTCATTCAAAGGTCAAAGTTAATCAAAAGAGGGTAAAGTTCATGTTCAAAGGTCAAGTTCAGACCAAGGAAAAAGACACATTTTGTAGATCCATATTTTGATATGGGGAAGTTTCATGTAAATTTCCAAAATCCTTATTAGCTTAGTTTTTTAACAAGAAAGCACAGATTATTGTAAAGTTTAGAAAAATGTGAAAGTAAAAGGAAATTGTTGTTGTTTACCTCGTGATTCTTTGCGTTGTTTATCTGTAAGTAAAACTGAACGCCCCTCTGTGTTACCATCCGTAACGTCATCCTCATCTTCATCTTCCCCAACAACGATTGTTGTTTCCTCCTCTGTTCAACAAAACGTTTGTAATCAATGCAATGGTATATGGATAATCAGTATAATTTGTCAAAACCAGCTCTTGTAAAATCCTAACACTAGTGTATTTCTGTGTACAATGTAATTGTATGGCATTTTCCTATAGTAATTAAAAAACCTTATAATGCTGAAGCCTGTCTATACCAGACAAAGATGATGGCCCTGCCTAGTGACATCTGGTTTAGACAAGTCGTATTAAAtctttttacaaattttttcCTAATCATCTCCCATATTCTCTTGATATAGTTATACGTATTTTCCTACCTGGATCTCCCCCGAGTAACTTCACACAGGCCAGCTGTGAGAATCTCCTGGCTACATCCCTAGGTGTTTCTCCGGcttggtttgtgatggtcatgTTTGCTCCCATCTCTATCAACCACTGTAGAATGTGTAGATGGCCATTTCCAGCAGCTGCAACATTCAAAAACTCATTGTATTAAGaaaacttttcatattttaaataaacgtatatttactaatttcatagttatctgcccttgcatcTAGGATTTGTTTATAAATCGAGTTGATAGGTGAACAAAAGATGCTtccaaacacattttttttagaaCTTCTTCAACTTTACATTTTGagataaacaaattaaatagtTGCATTTTTGAGACTGTACTCTAAATATATTGAGAGGCTAAACAGCTCTGATTCATTTTGAGAATTGATGTTCCACtgcattttgaatatttatagaAACACTAAACACATAATTGGGATACATTACAGTACATACAAGTATACATATTTGATCTTTTCATTGGAGTTATGCAAGGATCCCTAATTTTGGCCATGTTGTTATTTTCTTACTTTTTCTTTATGTTATTCTGTTGCTATTTATTTCGTACAGTCTTGctgttgtttgttttcttttttgtgcataattattttctttatatgttgtattaaattgttttttataaaaaaaaatttctcaCCACCCCCTTTTTCATCGCATCTTCATTTAATTCTTTGAATGTGCTCATTATCTCTGATAGACAAATTTACCTACCTTTATGAGCAGGTGTGGATCCTTTGTCATCTCTCTCATTAATATTCACGACTCCATTCTCCACCAACATCCGTAAATGATCAAGTTCACCACCGTAGGCAGCAACATGGGCTGGGAAGGAGAGATCTAAAACAGAGCAACTCAATGTAAAATTCCTGGACTTCTGTCAGAGACATGGATATGAAAAAAACATCATTGCCACTACATGGATTTGGATCATATGAATTTAGGCATCCAGCTGGGTCTGGAGTTTTCACTATTTTAAATGTAAAGATACATAACTTCAACTCAAAAATCAAGATTTTTTCTCTTGAATTTCAAAGTCTATTGAATTTACATTTGAGCATCATGCAAGGATACTTCTTAAATCATTCTTTCTTTTTATGATACATTTTAGTAAATAAAGCCTTATAAATGATGATACATTTTAGTAAATAAAGCCttataaatgaattttaaaattttaaaaagtttcatAAATCATCATGCTTAAAGagagaaatcagaaatatttagTTACATCCTTTTCAAACTTAACCATTCTATATCTGATTTCAATATTATAATGATTAACTCATTAAACCCTGAATATTCATGATTAACTCATTAAACCCTGAATATTCATAATGATTAACTCATTAAACCCTGAatattcataatgaactcttcTAGCCTTTAAATTAGAAGAGGtcaaatatgtcttcaggtgTGAATAAGTTTAAAATTATTCAGATTTCACAACTAAAGtgacttcattttttttacattaatcccatatcaatcaaacaaaaaaatctttctttCCAATAAACTTACTTTCGGCTTCATCAGGATGATCTCTCTCCCATTCAATTCCATTGATATATTCTACAATGTATTCTTTATAAAACTGTTGAGCTAGATCCTTCGGTGTTTCACCTTGGTCATTCCTCGCACCAAGGACGTGCATGGGACTGACGCCAGAACTGACAAGGTATTTTAGACATGGAAGGTGTCCCTCTGAGGCAGCCAGATGCGCTGTATGAATTGAAGattacatttaaattaaaaaattgcCTGGTATAGACATTAATTATgcattacaaatgtacatatttcaGCAGTAAAAACTCATGGTTATCAATTATTTTAGCCCTTTTTGCAACAGACATAAAGCACTGAAAATATGAGTGCATTGGTAACTTTTTCTTGAATATGGCAATTATCACGAATAAGCAAATTCATCGAGGAGGTATATTGTTCAATATAAATTTTGCtctaaaattttgtttacaatagGCACCAACAATTCAGAGCAAATCATCTATTAATCAAATTACCTTCACTTTTAATGAATCaagattttaataaaatcacATGTATGAGGAAATTTGTTTTATCTTCTAAACAGTATCTTAACGAAAAATGCCTAGTCTGTGTTTGTACGTtgcatagttatctgcccttgcaagGAGGTGCTGATTCACTTGTATGAGGTAATACCGACTTAGCTATGTCGTTATATAGTTATGTCATGTGTTAACAAGCGTatcgtcatacttttcagagaaaacgatgggagtttcgctcacaaaataatgacgtcactgcaagggaggtaactctttgaaaggcaaagacggaatagtatCTACATCTATAAGTACAccaaattgtaaaaatgtaacCAAGAAATGaacaataaataagtatttttttaagttattttcaTCCCGTTAACTTACCTGGTGTGTTTCCTGTGTCGTCTGCATCCTCAGGGTTACCTCCCCATTTACATAACAACTGAAGACAACCTAGGCGTCCATGGTAACAAGCAGAGTGGATAGGTGTCCATCCATTTTTATCTGTTGATCCAACATCCTGAGGAAAAatgcattatatttacatgtaataattatttaaaaatctaCATTTATAAgagatatttgataattaatagTTTCAGTTATGAAGGCTTGTCAACATGAAATATGTACAGTAGGAATGTTGTTGAGattacaaaaacattttgatgaatgtgtCCTATTTGAGGAATACACATTTTTGTAAGAGATATTTTTAAACCTcgattttttaaaagtttgagattctaattttacttcaattcataagttaaaaatatgaaaaataattaattgcatccaaaaaaaattccgtggcactatatcttatatggaatgaagtaatgattgcgcatgcaccaaaggcaaaataaattattttatgtaattttttgtgttaattaggcatatatatacacgattaaacaccaattattgttcaaataatgaatatcactCATgatctgtcggcagtggagcatctttaaacataaCAGGTAAAGCACATCACATATTTGAATAGTTCTAATTACTGAAGTAAACAGAGGAAAAAAGtgaaagaagaagaaaaggaAAGAAATGGAAAAGGGAGAAAGATGATAAAGACAGAAGTTAATACTAGGGCAAGATTAATGGAGAACAAACAAGAATAGAAGATTGAGAAGATGAGGAATTGAACATATATATGAtacccaaggctgctaattagggccactggggtgtgggtcagggggtcagggagtggtcacacctTTTtcgtttacttaattatcaagccactgcctggtattttggtagtttagtaaaAGTGTACTAGGGACAAACAGGGCACGGCGTTAGGTTATAGGGGCATtgcgtcaggtaaaaagggcacggcgcggCGCCATGCTAATCAGGGCTGTGGAAAACACTAATATCAAGAGTGTTCCAGAATAGAGACCAGAGAGCTGGGATAAGCCACATATGGtaatcaaatttttaaaaaatttattaacttattaTAGATACTCACCACACCGGATCTGAGGATGGTGTTGAGAGTAAAGGAGTTACCATGAGCGGCACTCAGATGAGCCGGTGTACTACCTCTGGCATCTTTTGTGGACATACTCACACCGTTATTTACCAGGGCCtgcaaaaacaaacaattactGATCTTTAGACATCATAACGATACCACAAAATATTGATAGGGAAACTGATTTTTGGTAAGAATAATTGTCCATGgaacaaaattaaatgtacatgaaGGAGATCCAGTTTTTAAATATAATCTAGATCGTAATTATACCAGAGTATTTGTTGTACGCGATAGGTTAATTTGCATGAATGTTCCTATTTCCAATTCAATGTAAGAAACTTATTCCTGTCACTTCCAtagtttttttccaaaattacaTTCTATTTTGTTCTATGAATGTCTTATATTCCCCTTCTACATCATAAAAATCAACAgacttttttaaatttaattttcaaagataCAACATTTAGGAGTCTGTTCataaaattacttttttctAGTAAGTAGCTACACttactgtatataaaacatagtgcaaatgtaactacagtgtatatataagaTAACTTACCTGCATACAAGCATCCTGTCCCCTGATAGAGGCTATGTGGGCGGGGCTCCAGCCCTTAGGGGTTACTACGGTAGCATCTGCACCATGCCATAACAGCCAGTGAAGACActgtcaaagggagataactcaaaaTTTAAGACATTGGTCAAAAAGTAGAGCACCGAAAATATCTTCAATATCAATACATAGAAATCCTTATCAATACTAACAATTTGTAACTCATTCATCCAGGGATCAATCAAGGTTTTGGGGAaaactaccctttttcaaaatagggcaaaagtttggcgaaataaaggggaatttgaatcttcttattttggtccaaaatatagatagatattactacaccaagtttacactgcatttattggctcataatgcagatcacgattatcattagcTAGAGTAATGGAGACGTTGtggcaaaatgtgaaaataaggGGTGAATGAggtttaactcattcatccctgaaaatttataatggactgttccagcTTTTGAATAAGAAGTCTCCAAATGGGTTATAAGGGGTGAAGGACCAGTTTATGATGCTTTTTAGTTACCTCCAGAGCTCCACTGTTACATGCAGCATGAAGAGGGGTGAATTTGTCCTTCTCCTCGACTTCGTTTATACTGGCACCATTCTTAACCATAGACTCCATCTCCATGACGTCACCATGCTTAACAGCATCGTGGATGGTAGCGTAACCTTTCCGTGTTCCTGAAatagttattattattgttagATATTAAATATGATCTGTCACTTTTCACTTACATATATATCAGTGGTTTATAGATTCTACATGGTCATGTGGAGttcaatatattacatattgactttttttcattttaagaaacattaAGTTAACATTCTTTAATGAACTCCATTGAGTTATTCTGGGTTTTCTTGCACTTCAAACAACTCTTTTGACATTTGTCAAAGAAACTTAatttatatctaatataaaaaaatgtggTGCTTTGTTTTCGTCCATATGGTGTCTTACTGGCTGCCGTGGTAGCCAATTGggttgattttatatttatatttggcTGTGTTTGCATGATAATTCTTCCACTTATTAATAATTtacaagagttatctcccctcccaTCAATTATTACCACAAATTATTATATTACTTAATTATCTAATCATCAGAACTATTGTCAGATATGCCGATAGAATATTTATGCATataaatgtctttattttaaaatattacgTAGAAAAACCTTAATTTCAAAACAGAATTAACGATTTAAATTCGAATAATTGCACAAAAGCCAAATACAATAATGTAAGAGCCCCTAcaattgttttgatttatttaattagTAAACGGATGTTTACGACCACTTAATCTGATAAAGTTCACGAAGCTACGAAAAGATCATGAAAATTGACGTGGTAAACAGACATTTAAATGTTATTACAACATGCTGACATGGATTCATCAGTTTGCTCGAAATCCAGAAAGCATTGATAGAATATTAATAAACAGAGGCTAGatttataatgtaatgaaaatttattttcaagaatGTTAAACGTGAACAAGTTACATGAAATATATccaaaatatcacatttaaGACAAGTTATTTAGAGAAATATTTGCTTTACTTACCTGGCATTTTGGTTGCCAACACTGCTTCTAAATTTGTTTACACTAATTTGCAGGACCGCACTGGCACTTCCAAAGGAATTTTATTGGCTTAAAATATGTCagtaatatagaaataaatagtcaaaaatatttgaaacagtacgctatgattatttttattaatatgaaTCTTGTGAGACAATCAAAGCATGttgaaattaataatatgaATTAATGAGTAATAGCAGGTGCGCGCTCGAGAAGCcgcaatgaccttgaccttagacAGCCATCGGAGATCCATAAAACACGTGTTTATGTTTTGACTGGCAGAACAGAAaataaatctatgtaatgaGGTAGGTTCTGTAACTTGAATACCTCAGTTGATGAATATGTATGTCAATTTCATATCGTTAGTTAAAATGTTAATTCTTAGATACAATGCATGAACTGTAAAGACttcaatatgtaaaaataaaaatctcgGATAAGTTGGAAAGTTCATCGCATGTTTTATCATTGGATCTATTTTGCATGTAATTATTGTACTCGATCTACGCTTTATTTCTATCTTTCATAATATACATCCAATTTATTGTcaatattgatgatatataattataaaaaaaaacaagtttgAAATGAAACTGTACAGATCAGCTGCAGATCATATATTAATTTGTAATGTAGGCCTAGAACATTTTACAGTTGTAGGCCTACTACTTACAATTCTATGTATAtgtactgtacaatgtacaatttatataaaactgCATTAAGAATATTAAGTTTAAACTCACTGTAAACTGACTTCAGAACTACAATTAAAACcacaatgtatttgtatatgtctgcaaaaaaaatccagaaatagattcacaaaatatcaaaatattgattaaCTAAATACAATAAAGAAGATTTCACAATTTGTTGCAGGCTTCTGCTGAACTAAGATGTCTGGACCTCGTTTACCTTGGAGAGGAAATAACCCTTGGGGGATGGGTCGGTTTTCTGCCCCGCCCCCAGGGCCACGACCTCCAATGATGCGTGGACAGCAGCCCAACAACTGGCGAAGCCCCAACAGTCGATCTATTATTCGCTACGATATGGGACCATTTGATACGGCACCAAGAGGGATGAGACCAGGATTCTTCCCAAATTCTGGGCCTCGTATGATGAATATGTCCGGCTGCAGACCGCCAAATCCAAATAATTTTCAGCAAAAACCTCCAGATCGAAACGATTTtggaaatcacaaaataaactcTCAATCCTCAAATTACACAGACAATTGTACTGGAAATATGAACAAACAGTCAGATAATCATCAAAGAGGAAACTttaaaaatggtgaaaatttTGGTGATAAAAGATTTCCTGGAAATGGACAATTTAAACAACATAATGGTGGCCAATCAAGCAACTTTCAAAAAAACAAAGGATTCCAAGGAAACTGGAATCAAAACAAGAAGGTAAAAAATCTTCATTAGATTATAAGTGGCCATCTATACTGTATAATTGTTAAATCTTATGTTGTAAACTTTTTGGATTAATGGATGAAAATTATTCGCTTGGAATCATTTtcgagatttttttttttgcctttgaAAGCATCATTCACTGATAAAGTTTGACATGTAAATATCATGCTGTTTGGAAAGCTTCTTGAGGTATTAATTGAATTTCGTGAATATGTCTCGATTTACAAATTTTGTGAAACTAACGCCCCAGTGAATAATGGCATTTTCATACATACCAGGTATGGCCACAAGTCTTTATCCTTTTTATTGTCTTTATTGTGTAGTTCCAGACAAACAATCTACAAGACAGGAATACCTTTAATCTTTTTATATACAATCagtttttattaaatcaaattacataaaaaggtattcaattaaaaaaaaaacattgcttACACTATTTTCAATATCTAACTGAAATGTTATTTGATTGATTTGTTCTACAATCTTAGCCAAAGAAGCAGAAGATTGACAAGAGAGAGTTACCAGAAAATAACAAGTTTTCCTGTGATATTTGTGAAAGAGGTTTCAAAACAGAGGAGAAATACAAAGAACACACGGATGGTCATGTGAAGGTATACCTGTTATAAAGTAAATTAGGATGTTAAATAGATCTATACGCATTgtctaaaataaatatcaatatattgatgtGTAAATATAGCaagttttaattgtaaatactaCTACAAGCCTTTAGCTCAGACAGTAGAGTGGTGGACCAGTAATTATAAGTCCGTGGGAACGGGTTCGAGTCTAATTGTCTTCTCACCACTTACACCCTGTTTCATAACTACAATAATAAGGTAATCTGTTTCATGTAACGGATCAATTGCACGCCTATACATCGTTTCAAGCTCCAGACAATCTTAATTTAGCCATTTAGATTTGGAGATACCATACTGAAAATTCATGAACGTATTATGTGTCCGGTTATGAACACATGTACTCCCAAAACGGACTTTCAAGGAATTAAAGGCAGGGATTTTCCTACAGTTTTTTTACAGGGTTCAGGCTCCATCGAATTGGGAAATTTTACGTGGCATAACATGAAATTGGGAAAAATGgctaaataaagaaaaacacaattttatgatttaactgtttatttattgtacatCTGAAATATTTCAAGTTGACTGTAGTGTTCATTCAATCATTGTAGTCGACTTTTATTTGGTTTTTAGTATTCAACATATCATGACAATTTCATACCAAGAATGACATTACTCAGACTTTCAATTTTAGATTCCGATTGGGAATTTTTAGCtacaaattgggaattttaGCTAATTTTTCAGAGAGGAATGGGTCCCTTATTCGGCCCCAGATTCTACTGTAGGAAAATCCCTGTAAAGGATATAAATTTCAAGTGATGTTTTTGGATATATGCATTGAATATTGACTTAAAGATCCAAGTATTTAATCATACCTAACCGTATCACgacaacatgtacaaaatgttactgCACACTTTAGCCAGGACCTGCTGGTCAGTGATCATGATTCATGACCCAGGGCCTGGGAATGCCTTGTACCTGGGTATAGTGTGCACCCCAACTTTTCACTAGATAATCTATGAAAAAAAAGTGTGCACCATATGTGCAAAAATACAGTAtctatcatacaaaatatgttttgggTAAACGTTTTACTAAATACTGAAAAATCTTTAatctaatataaattaattatgatttGGTGTTGCCTTAGTCggacaaagaaaaccagtctaaatgcgttcattggccttccaaaagttctcacatagtAATACGACAGTCAAGTTCTGCtaacgtttcccagttctgaccattgaaattaagaaaaattgaaagcgaggctgcgtggaaatgtaaccacagacatagtcagccgggaggatgTTTTatgattcctatactttaaattaatttctttgtacgcagacagattttggcgagagattttatttttccatttcataagaaattatactggatacattcacaccatttttaccgactttagccatccttgcccgtcTATTCACTTTAATGTGTAACATCATATAAATTGaggtaaaatgaaatttttgctGTCATTTTTTCCAGTGTACATATAAAGATTGCACCTATGTAGCTGCTCCTAAACTGGTACAACTACACGTCAGaatggtaaaataaaatattccatGTGTACATTTTCTTAACGAGACAATCCCGATCTTATAAAATCTAACTCTGGTCAAATTCTGCATGTTTCATGTACATTTCTAAACTTGCAtcatttaaaattgatattatcaTAACCAATGTTCATAATTATTGACATGTAAGCCTATATGTCATATAGACGGGTCAATATTTAGCTAAATTTAGCTTTCTGGAAACTTTTGGAAAGAAAAATCACCTTTGAAATCTATTTTACTTTTTACCGAATAAAAATATTCCCTTTCAGCAACATTACTCTGGTCTTGCAAAGAAAATTTGGTCCCTAGAATCTCAAGAGGACATTGAAAAATGGCGAGCTGAGAGACGAAAGTAGGTATATATACGGTGTGACATGGTTCTTTGTTGAAAAGGAGAGTATAAAATTGAGCATTATTGGCAGGCAATTAGACGATAGTGACTATAATACAGGTATTGTGAAATTGCTAATTAGTCCAAGCATACTTTTGTTTTAACTTGATCAAATTAGGTTCGTCCTATAATATTATTTGCTATTATTTGATACATCACGTTTCCAGGGAAACAGTTGATGCTACTGatttgtcaaaaataaaatattgtcaaTTAAGCTTAAAATTGTTTTATCGGGTTGAAGAATGACAAAAGCTATagttataaaacaataatttaaaacaaaacatcaaatgtcattttttaaataatttgttactaATTTGATGTTTTCTTCCATAGAAATTTCCCTACAGCAGAAAACATTGAAAAGAAACGAGCACTGGGTGCAGAAAAGAGGGCTAGGGGAGAGGTTTTGGAGACAAAAGAGTTTGGGTAAATAGTGAATTCAATTTAACAATATCTTACCTTGTCAAAATTGTTGAAGATGTTTCCacaaaacttgcatgaaattaaaatgtgtGAAAGTTATTGcttgtagctatatataggtgACTGTGACTTTGAAGTGAAGatcaaaaataaagatatttccTGATATTTTGTCAGGATTTTAAAGATGAATGAAGTTTTACTAAATATAAAcaacataattttataaaagaaaatgttatgtgcaatatattatattttcataaaaatctgGAGCCAAAGGTCAAAAGTCAACTTCTGATCATCCTTAGGTGTGTACCAGGGTGATGTGATTTGTCcctttattttcattgttaaaatgaaattaaacttTTTACAGTTCTGATGTTGTCTGTGTTATTTGACAGTAAAATGAATGAACAGAAGAACAGACGAAACAGAAGGAAga
It encodes:
- the LOC138308117 gene encoding ankyrin repeat domain-containing protein 42-like isoform X1, whose protein sequence is MPGTRKGYATIHDAVKHGDVMEMESMVKNGASINEVEEKDKFTPLHAACNSGALECLHWLLWHGADATVVTPKGWSPAHIASIRGQDACMQALVNNGVSMSTKDARGSTPAHLSAAHGNSFTLNTILRSGVDVGSTDKNGWTPIHSACYHGRLGCLQLLCKWGGNPEDADDTGNTPAHLAASEGHLPCLKYLVSSGVSPMHVLGARNDQGETPKDLAQQFYKEYIVEYINGIEWERDHPDEAENLSFPAHVAAYGGELDHLRMLVENGVVNINERDDKGSTPAHKAAGNGHLHILQWLIEMGANMTITNQAGETPRDVARRFSQLACVKLLGGDPEEETTIVVGEDEDEDDVTDGNTEGRSVLLTDKQRKESRGRARQKYEELERLLEVAKKNYTQLGGRLLEDRKRNQEIRDKDKTISELEAQLDYERLRREKLEAQLDQYRREIADLKYQLQSRDYNSGEFSERVLQCDLIYPCELHHVSSDADSEYMARQRRSKKTAKSKKSHGDEGIFIKRNVSTPKRKSKRVV
- the LOC138308117 gene encoding ankyrin repeat domain-containing protein 42-like isoform X3, coding for MPGTRKGYATIHDAVKHGDVMEMESMVKNGASINEVEEKDKFTPLHAACNSGALECLHWLLWHGADATVVTPKGWSPAHIASIRGQDACMQALVNNGVSMSTKDARGSTPAHLSAAHGNSFTLNTILRSGVDVGSTDKNGWTPIHSACYHGRLGCLQLLCKWGGNPEDADDTGNTPAHLAASEGHLPCLKYLVSSGVSPMHVLGARNDQGETPKDLAQQFYKEYIVEYINGIEWERDHPDEAENLSFPAHVAAYGGELDHLRMLVENGVVNINERDDKGSTPAHKAAGNGHLHILQWLIEMGANMTITNQAGETPRDVARRFSQLACVKLLGGDPEEETTIVVGEDEDEDDVTDGNTEGRSVLLTDKQRKESRGRARQKYEELERLLEVAKKNYTQLGGRLLEDRKRNQEIRDKDKTISELEAQLDYERLRREKLEAQLDQYRREIADLKYQLQSRDYNSGSSDADSEYMARQRRSKKTAKSKKSHGDEGIFIKRNVSTPKRKSKRVV
- the LOC138308117 gene encoding ankyrin repeat domain-containing protein 42-like isoform X2; translated protein: MPGTRKGYATIHDAVKHGDVMEMESMVKNGASINEVEEKDKFTPLHAACNSGALECLHWLLWHGADATVVTPKGWSPAHIASIRGQDACMQALVNNGVSMSTKDARGSTPAHLSAAHGNSFTLNTILRSGVDVGSTDKNGWTPIHSACYHGRLGCLQLLCKWGGNPEDADDTGNTPAHLAASEGHLPCLKYLVSSGVSPMHVLGARNDQGETPKDLAQQFYKEYIVEYINGIEWERDHPDEAENLSFPAHVAAYGGELDHLRMLVENGVVNINERDDKGSTPAHKAAGNGHLHILQWLIEMGANMTITNQAGETPRDVARRFSQLACVKLLGGDPEEETTIVVGEDEDEDDVTDGNTEGRSVLLTDKQRKESRGRARQKYEELERLLEVAKKNYTQLGGRLLEDRKRNQEIRDKDKTISELEAQLDYERLRREKLEAQLDQYRREIADLKYQLQSRDYNSGENVATNIHSSRTYVDQESSDADSEYMARQRRSKKTAKSKKSHGDEGIFIKRNVSTPKRKSKRVV
- the LOC138308116 gene encoding FMR1-interacting protein NUFIP1-like; protein product: MSGPRLPWRGNNPWGMGRFSAPPPGPRPPMMRGQQPNNWRSPNSRSIIRYDMGPFDTAPRGMRPGFFPNSGPRMMNMSGCRPPNPNNFQQKPPDRNDFGNHKINSQSSNYTDNCTGNMNKQSDNHQRGNFKNGENFGDKRFPGNGQFKQHNGGQSSNFQKNKGFQGNWNQNKKPKKQKIDKRELPENNKFSCDICERGFKTEEKYKEHTDGHVKCTYKDCTYVAAPKLVQLHVRMQHYSGLAKKIWSLESQEDIEKWRAERRKNFPTAENIEKKRALGAEKRARGEVLETKEFGKMNEQKNRRNRRKRKGQGSEDQRSEDKNEAKKAKVDCTKGEISTENGPVKAKSGSNTTTAGNSMDIGMEKRQADLKTSTTADPLSVLLTDSDSDSGDDGETKSAGETTGLQGGLGMILASYSNDQDTNTDNMDKKDENMDDGQVADTNNESKVNDLDGINDSKPSEKHSPKRNRRRGGGKVRGKNSKVEKKKWKHNKLFNNTKSSLLEKLLAKEIRHERNVILQCVYYIVKNNFFGAGKSTSSKDVKKDKFVGKASSVNFAIDDTACM